The proteins below come from a single Comamonas antarctica genomic window:
- a CDS encoding MATE family efflux transporter produces the protein MKSELSTIARHALTVLAGQLAIMAFGVTDTIVAGRYSPAALAALSVGSAVFISVYISLMGILQALLPLWAEQRGAGRLPAVGRSLRQSLYLCLGICVIGMSVLLAPDALLRWADVPDALKADVRHYLNILAWGLPPAMLFRIYSTLNQSLGRPQLVTWLQVGSLGLKLPLSIWFTFGGAGLPALGVAGCAWATLVVNYTLLGVGLWLVRTRALYAPLQLWQRMERPDWQQIGQFLRLGLPAGLAILVEVTSFTLVALFVARQGNLAAASHQIAANLAAVCYMVPLSLSIACSARVSWWRGAGNEAHARQLVVLGWRLAALMGLLLGGLLLLGRHALASVYTSDAEVAALAASLLLWVALYHAADAVQCFCVFVLRCYRITVAPLLTYCVLLWGGGLAGGYWLAYGGIGPWSGRPTPAPFWAASALALAVTAIAFSALLWRALRPRTAPRAG, from the coding sequence ATGAAGTCCGAACTCTCCACCATTGCCCGCCATGCACTCACGGTGCTTGCGGGCCAGTTGGCCATCATGGCTTTCGGCGTCACCGACACCATCGTCGCGGGCCGCTACTCGCCCGCGGCGCTGGCCGCGCTGTCGGTGGGCTCGGCGGTGTTCATCAGCGTCTATATCTCGCTGATGGGCATCCTGCAGGCCTTGCTGCCGCTGTGGGCCGAGCAGCGCGGCGCGGGCCGGCTGCCGGCTGTGGGTCGATCGCTGCGCCAGTCGCTGTACCTGTGCCTGGGCATCTGCGTGATCGGCATGTCGGTGCTGCTGGCGCCCGACGCGCTGCTGCGCTGGGCCGATGTGCCCGATGCCCTCAAGGCCGATGTGCGCCACTATCTGAACATCCTCGCCTGGGGCCTGCCGCCGGCGATGCTGTTTCGCATCTACAGCACGCTCAACCAGTCGCTGGGCCGGCCGCAACTGGTGACCTGGCTGCAGGTCGGCTCGCTGGGGCTCAAGCTGCCGCTGTCGATCTGGTTCACCTTTGGCGGCGCCGGCCTGCCCGCGCTCGGGGTCGCCGGCTGCGCCTGGGCCACGCTGGTGGTCAACTACACGCTGCTGGGCGTGGGCCTGTGGCTGGTGCGCACCCGCGCGCTGTATGCGCCGCTGCAGCTGTGGCAGCGCATGGAGCGCCCGGACTGGCAGCAGATCGGCCAGTTCCTGCGCCTGGGCTTGCCGGCGGGCCTGGCGATCCTGGTGGAAGTCACGTCGTTCACGCTGGTGGCGCTGTTCGTCGCGCGCCAGGGCAACCTGGCCGCGGCCAGCCACCAGATCGCCGCCAATCTGGCCGCGGTCTGCTACATGGTGCCGCTGTCGCTGTCCATTGCCTGCAGCGCGCGCGTGAGCTGGTGGCGCGGCGCGGGCAATGAGGCGCATGCGCGCCAGCTGGTGGTGCTGGGCTGGCGTCTGGCGGCGTTGATGGGCCTGCTGCTGGGCGGACTGCTGCTGCTGGGCCGGCATGCGCTGGCCTCGGTCTACACCAGCGATGCCGAAGTCGCCGCGCTGGCGGCCTCGCTGCTGCTGTGGGTGGCGCTCTACCACGCGGCCGATGCAGTGCAATGCTTTTGCGTCTTCGTGCTGCGCTGCTACCGCATCACCGTGGCGCCGCTGCTGACCTATTGCGTGCTGCTGTGGGGCGGCGGCCTGGCCGGTGGCTACTGGCTGGCCTATGGCGGCATCGGCCCCTGGAGCGGCCGGCCCACGCCCGCGCCGTTCTGGGCCGCGAGCGCGCTGGCGCTGGCCGTGACCGCCATCGCCTTCAGCGCGCTGCTGTGGCGCGCACTGCGCCCGCGCACGGCGCCGCGCGCCGGCTGA
- the phoR gene encoding phosphate regulon sensor histidine kinase PhoR: MVWRSFWFVCIQLAGGAVGWWLCRWPGALIGVLLASWLWLADDSWRAGRLLSWLRRADLASAPAQRSGLWGEAGERARRWLRLQSQQTQASDERLNDMLSALQASPNGVVLLDEQGRIEWCNQISNSQFGFDAARDRMQNIGNLVRDPAFSQYLHAQDFSHDLILQGRDSTPSRPVRLSVQLYPYGDGRRLLLARDVTAQEQAEAMRRDFVANVSHEIRTPLTVLVGFVETLQTLPLPEDERARYLGLMAQQSARMQHLVEDLLALSRLEGSPLPGYTQWTPVGLLLRQCEDEARGLSMALTRVHGKPHQIEFPDSPPGADLGEIAGAATELQSAFSNLLANALRYTPAGGRVVVRWQAHADGSATFSVQDAGPGIDATHLSRLTERFYRVDRSRSRDTGGTGLGLAIVKHVLQRHNARLEVRSTVGSGSTFSVIFPAQRLRATALPAPAET; this comes from the coding sequence ATGGTCTGGCGTAGTTTCTGGTTTGTGTGCATCCAGCTTGCGGGCGGCGCGGTGGGATGGTGGCTGTGCCGTTGGCCCGGGGCCTTGATCGGCGTGCTGCTGGCCAGCTGGCTGTGGCTGGCGGACGACAGCTGGCGCGCCGGCCGCCTGTTGTCGTGGCTGCGCCGCGCCGACCTGGCCAGCGCGCCCGCGCAGCGCAGCGGGCTGTGGGGCGAGGCCGGCGAGCGTGCGCGGCGCTGGCTGCGCCTGCAGAGCCAGCAGACCCAGGCCAGCGATGAACGCCTCAACGACATGCTGTCGGCGCTGCAGGCCAGCCCGAACGGCGTGGTGCTGCTGGACGAGCAGGGCCGCATCGAATGGTGCAACCAGATCTCCAACAGCCAGTTCGGCTTCGATGCGGCACGCGACCGCATGCAGAACATCGGCAACCTGGTGCGCGATCCGGCCTTCAGCCAATACCTGCATGCGCAGGACTTCTCCCATGACCTGATCCTGCAGGGCCGCGACAGCACGCCGTCGCGGCCGGTGCGGCTGTCGGTGCAGCTCTATCCCTATGGCGATGGACGGCGCCTGTTGCTGGCGCGCGATGTCACCGCGCAGGAGCAGGCCGAAGCCATGCGCCGCGACTTCGTGGCCAACGTCTCGCACGAGATCCGCACGCCGCTGACGGTGCTGGTGGGGTTCGTCGAAACCCTGCAGACCCTGCCGTTGCCCGAGGACGAACGTGCGCGCTACCTGGGCCTGATGGCCCAGCAGTCGGCGCGCATGCAGCACCTGGTCGAGGACCTGCTGGCGCTGTCGCGCCTCGAAGGCAGTCCCTTGCCCGGATACACGCAGTGGACACCGGTCGGCCTGCTGCTGCGCCAGTGTGAGGACGAAGCCCGCGGGCTGTCGATGGCGCTCACGCGTGTGCATGGCAAGCCGCACCAGATCGAGTTTCCCGATTCGCCGCCCGGCGCGGACCTGGGCGAGATCGCGGGCGCAGCCACCGAACTGCAAAGCGCGTTCTCCAATCTGCTGGCCAATGCGCTGCGCTATACGCCGGCCGGCGGGCGTGTGGTGGTGCGCTGGCAGGCGCATGCCGATGGCAGCGCGACGTTCTCGGTGCAGGATGCGGGCCCGGGCATCGATGCCACGCACCTGAGCCGGCTGACCGAGCGCTTCTACCGCGTCGACCGCAGCCGCTCGCGCGACACCGGCGGCACGGGCCTGGGCCTGGCCATCGTCAAGCATGTGCTGCAGCGCCACAATGCCAGGCTCGAGGTGCGCAGCACCGTGGGCAGCGGCTCGACGTTCTCGGTGATCTTCCCCGCGCAGCGACTGCGCGCCACGGCGTTGCCGGCGCCAGCCGAAACCTGA
- the phoB gene encoding phosphate regulon transcriptional regulator PhoB — MKKLPLVLIVEDEPAIAELIAVNLRHNGFQPIWAEDGVSAQRELDAVLPDVILLDWMLPGTSGLALARKWRADARTKPVPILMLTARGDEPDKVAGLDAGADDYITKPFSTQELLARIRAVLRRRAPEQLQDQVSAGALVLDAAAHRVSYSGEPLKLGPTEFKLLHYFMKHPERVHSRSQLLDKVWGDHVFIEERTVDVHVKRLREALGEASSLVETVRGAGYRLSLPAQG; from the coding sequence ATGAAGAAACTGCCCTTGGTTCTCATTGTCGAAGACGAGCCCGCGATTGCCGAGCTGATTGCCGTGAACCTGCGGCACAACGGTTTCCAGCCGATCTGGGCCGAAGACGGGGTGTCGGCGCAGCGCGAACTCGATGCCGTGCTGCCCGACGTGATCCTGCTCGACTGGATGCTGCCCGGCACCAGCGGGCTGGCGCTGGCGCGCAAGTGGCGTGCCGACGCGCGCACCAAGCCCGTGCCGATTCTCATGCTCACGGCGCGCGGCGACGAACCCGACAAGGTGGCGGGCCTCGATGCGGGCGCCGACGACTACATCACCAAGCCGTTTTCCACCCAGGAGCTGCTGGCGCGCATTCGCGCCGTGCTGCGCCGGCGCGCACCCGAGCAGTTGCAGGACCAGGTCAGCGCGGGCGCGCTGGTGCTCGATGCGGCCGCGCACCGCGTGAGCTACAGCGGCGAGCCGCTCAAGCTCGGGCCGACCGAGTTCAAGCTGCTGCACTACTTCATGAAGCACCCGGAGCGCGTGCACAGCCGCTCGCAGTTGCTCGACAAGGTCTGGGGCGACCATGTGTTCATCGAGGAGCGCACGGTCGACGTGCATGTCAAGCGCCTGCGCGAGGCGCTGGGCGAGGCCAGCAGTCTGGTCGAGACAGTGCGTGGCGCGGGCTATCGCCTGAGTCTCCCCGCCCAGGGCTGA
- the phoU gene encoding phosphate signaling complex protein PhoU: MNEKHLSSQFDSELNRISTRVMELGGMVESQIRLAIYSLAELSVEAAEQVDAAEQQINAMEVEIDHELSSIIARRQPTARDLRLLMAFSKATANLERMGDEAHKMSRMVRSIIGSGSARMLPSNELRVAADLASGLLRKTLDALARLDTKAAVAILKEDDLIDQEFDGFVRKLITYMMEDPRTISASLDLLFLAKAIERIGDHSKNLAEQIIYLVEGKDVRHQTMAAIESAVL; encoded by the coding sequence ATGAACGAAAAACACCTCTCGTCCCAGTTCGACAGCGAACTCAACCGCATCTCCACGCGCGTGATGGAACTCGGCGGCATGGTCGAGTCGCAGATCCGCCTGGCGATCTACTCGCTGGCCGAGCTGAGCGTCGAAGCCGCCGAGCAGGTCGATGCGGCCGAGCAGCAGATCAACGCGATGGAAGTCGAGATCGACCACGAACTGTCGTCGATCATCGCCCGGCGCCAGCCCACGGCGCGCGACCTGCGCCTGCTGATGGCCTTCTCCAAGGCCACCGCCAACCTCGAGCGCATGGGCGACGAGGCGCACAAGATGTCGCGCATGGTGCGCTCCATCATCGGCAGCGGTTCGGCGCGCATGCTGCCTTCGAACGAGCTGCGCGTGGCCGCCGACCTGGCCTCGGGCCTGCTGCGCAAGACGCTGGACGCGCTGGCGCGCCTCGACACCAAGGCCGCCGTGGCGATCCTCAAGGAGGACGACCTGATCGACCAGGAATTCGACGGTTTCGTGCGCAAGCTGATCACCTACATGATGGAGGATCCGCGCACCATTTCCGCGAGCCTGGACCTGCTGTTCCTGGCCAAGGCCATCGAGCGCATCGGCGACCACTCGAAGAACCTCGCGGAACAGATCATCTATCTGGTGGAAGGCAAGGATGTGCGCCACCAGACCATGGCCGCCATTGAATCGGCCGTGCTTTAA
- the pstB gene encoding phosphate ABC transporter ATP-binding protein PstB — translation MSTLHTPVSPLSSKLTVRNLNFHYGKFHALKNINLDIPEKKVTAFIGPSGCGKSTLLRTFNRMFELYPEQRAQGEILLDGENLLTSRQDVALIRAKIGMVFQKPTPFPMSIYDNIAFGVKLFERLSATDMDDRVEWALRKAALWNEVKDKLQQSGSGLSGGQQQRLCIARGIAIKPEVLLLDEPCSALDPISTAKIEELIAELKNDYTVVIVTHNMQQAARCSDYTAYMYLGDLMEFGETEQMFFKPQRKETEDYITGRFG, via the coding sequence ATGTCGACCCTTCACACTCCCGTCTCCCCCCTGTCGTCCAAGCTGACGGTGCGCAACCTCAACTTCCATTACGGCAAGTTCCATGCGCTCAAGAACATCAATCTGGATATCCCCGAGAAGAAGGTCACGGCCTTCATCGGCCCGTCGGGCTGCGGCAAGTCCACGCTGCTGCGCACCTTCAACCGCATGTTCGAGCTCTATCCCGAACAGCGCGCGCAGGGCGAGATCCTGCTGGACGGCGAGAACCTGCTGACCAGCCGGCAAGACGTGGCGCTGATCCGCGCCAAGATCGGCATGGTCTTCCAGAAGCCCACGCCGTTCCCGATGTCGATCTACGACAACATCGCGTTCGGCGTGAAGCTGTTCGAACGCCTCAGCGCCACCGATATGGACGACCGCGTCGAGTGGGCGCTGCGCAAGGCCGCGCTGTGGAACGAGGTCAAGGACAAGCTGCAGCAAAGCGGCTCGGGCCTGTCCGGCGGCCAGCAGCAGCGCCTGTGCATCGCGCGCGGCATCGCGATCAAGCCCGAAGTGCTGCTGCTCGACGAACCCTGCTCGGCGCTCGATCCGATCTCGACGGCCAAGATCGAAGAGCTGATTGCCGAGCTGAAGAACGACTACACGGTGGTGATCGTCACGCACAACATGCAGCAGGCGGCGCGCTGCAGCGACTACACCGCCTACATGTACCTGGGCGACTTGATGGAATTCGGCGAGACCGAGCAGATGTTCTTCAAGCCCCAGCGCAAGGAAACCGAGGACTACATCACTGGCCGTTTCGGCTGA
- the pstA gene encoding phosphate ABC transporter permease PstA codes for MSQTPVHGTAQRVMQAAELAAQRQARYAGRKRVNQVALTLALAAMAFGLFWLIWILWETIRLGLGGLSLALFTDMTPPPNEAGGLINAIFGSIVMVGLATLIGTPIGIMAGIYLAEYEQRGWLARTTRFVNDILLSAPSIVIGLFVYSVVVAQLKSFSGFAGVVALALIVIPVVIRTTENMLMLVPASLREAAYALGTPKWKVIMMVTLRAARAGVITGVLLAVARIAGETAPLLFTALNNQFWNADLSKPMASLPVTIFKFAMSPYENWQQLAWAGVFLITVAVLGLNILARVLTRQK; via the coding sequence ATGAGCCAGACTCCCGTGCACGGAACGGCCCAACGGGTCATGCAGGCGGCCGAGCTGGCTGCGCAGCGCCAGGCGCGCTACGCCGGGCGCAAGCGCGTCAACCAGGTGGCGCTGACGCTGGCGCTGGCGGCCATGGCCTTCGGCCTGTTCTGGCTGATCTGGATCCTGTGGGAAACCATCCGCCTGGGCCTGGGCGGCCTGAGCCTGGCGCTGTTCACCGACATGACGCCGCCGCCGAACGAGGCGGGCGGCCTGATCAACGCGATCTTCGGCTCGATCGTGATGGTCGGCCTGGCCACGCTGATCGGCACGCCGATCGGCATCATGGCCGGCATCTACCTTGCCGAATACGAGCAGCGCGGCTGGCTGGCGCGCACCACGCGCTTCGTCAACGACATCCTGCTGTCCGCGCCCAGCATCGTGATCGGCCTGTTCGTCTACTCCGTGGTCGTGGCCCAGCTCAAGAGCTTCTCCGGCTTTGCCGGCGTCGTCGCGCTGGCGCTGATCGTGATTCCAGTGGTGATCCGCACCACCGAGAACATGCTGATGCTGGTGCCCGCCAGCCTGCGCGAAGCCGCGTATGCGCTCGGCACGCCCAAGTGGAAGGTCATCATGATGGTGACGCTGCGGGCCGCGCGCGCCGGCGTGATCACCGGCGTGCTGCTGGCCGTGGCGCGCATTGCGGGCGAGACCGCGCCGCTGCTGTTCACCGCGCTGAACAACCAGTTCTGGAACGCCGACCTGAGCAAGCCCATGGCGAGCCTGCCGGTGACCATCTTCAAATTTGCCATGAGCCCGTACGAGAACTGGCAGCAGCTGGCCTGGGCCGGCGTGTTCCTGATCACGGTGGCCGTGCTGGGCCTCAACATCCTCGCACGTGTGCTGACCCGCCAAAAATAA
- the pstC gene encoding phosphate ABC transporter permease subunit PstC, which translates to MPASVTTPATSRAPTPRRLTRLSGAWADRGFAWLARAAALLTLGLLAAILGSLLVGAWPAIHEYGLGFFTSSVWDPVQDQYGGLVMIYGTLATSIIALVIAVPVSFGIALFLTELSPAWLKRPLGIAIELLAAVPSIVYGMWGLMVFGPVLATYVQAPLQSLFAGVPYLEAFVSGPPVGIGILSAGIILAIMVIPFIASVMRDVFEVTPALLKESAYGLGSTTWEVVWKVVLPYTKTGVLGGVMLGLGRALGETMAVTFVIGNMNQLNSVSIFEAANSITSALANEFAEAGAGLHQASLIYLGLILFFITFVVLSMSKILLSRLQKNEGARS; encoded by the coding sequence ATGCCCGCGTCCGTAACGACCCCGGCAACGTCACGCGCCCCCACCCCCCGCCGCCTCACGCGGCTGTCCGGCGCCTGGGCCGACCGTGGCTTTGCCTGGCTCGCGCGCGCCGCGGCGCTGCTGACCCTGGGCCTGCTGGCGGCCATCCTGGGCTCGCTGCTCGTCGGCGCCTGGCCCGCCATCCATGAATACGGCCTGGGCTTCTTCACCAGCAGCGTCTGGGATCCGGTGCAGGACCAATACGGCGGCCTGGTGATGATCTACGGCACGCTGGCCACTTCCATCATTGCGCTGGTGATTGCCGTGCCCGTGAGCTTCGGCATCGCGCTGTTCCTCACCGAGCTGTCGCCGGCCTGGCTCAAGCGCCCGCTGGGTATCGCCATCGAGCTGCTCGCCGCCGTGCCGTCCATCGTCTACGGCATGTGGGGCCTGATGGTCTTCGGCCCGGTGCTGGCCACCTATGTGCAGGCGCCGCTGCAGTCGCTGTTCGCGGGCGTGCCCTATCTCGAAGCTTTCGTCTCCGGTCCTCCCGTGGGGATCGGTATCCTGTCGGCCGGCATCATCCTGGCCATCATGGTGATTCCCTTCATCGCCTCGGTCATGCGCGACGTGTTCGAAGTCACGCCGGCACTGCTCAAGGAATCGGCCTACGGCCTGGGTTCGACCACCTGGGAAGTGGTGTGGAAGGTCGTGCTGCCCTATACCAAGACCGGCGTGCTCGGCGGCGTGATGCTCGGCCTGGGCCGCGCGCTGGGCGAAACCATGGCCGTCACCTTCGTGATCGGCAACATGAACCAGCTCAACTCGGTGTCGATCTTCGAGGCCGCCAACAGCATCACCTCGGCGCTGGCCAATGAATTCGCCGAAGCCGGCGCGGGCTTGCACCAGGCCTCGCTGATCTATCTGGGCCTGATCCTGTTCTTCATCACCTTCGTGGTGCTGTCGATGTCCAAGATCCTGCTGTCGCGCCTGCAAAAGAATGAAGGAGCTCGTTCATGA
- the pstS gene encoding phosphate ABC transporter substrate-binding protein PstS encodes MKWSVIQILVAGVVAGSGMGSAFAQQEATGAGASFPAPLYSKWAADYNKATGVKINYQSVGSSAGLKQIEAKTVDFGASDEPLKDDELAKKGLVQFPTVIGGIIPVVNIAGVQPGQLKLTGKLLGDIYLGKITKWNDAAIVALNPGVKLPDATIAPVRRADGSGTTFGFTNYLSAVNPEWKEKVGEGKAVNWPTGAGGKGNEGVAAFVGRLPNSIGYVEYAYVKQNKMTYALLQNRDGNFVSPDDSSFKAAAAGADWTKSFYQILGNQPGKDAWPITSATFIVMHKAQDKPAQAAASLKFFEWAYKSGDATASGLDYVPMPEAVKQVIYKSWGEIKDTSGKVIAVK; translated from the coding sequence ATGAAGTGGTCCGTGATTCAAATTCTGGTGGCTGGTGTTGTCGCTGGCTCCGGCATGGGCAGTGCGTTTGCCCAGCAGGAAGCCACCGGCGCGGGCGCGAGCTTCCCAGCTCCCCTGTACTCCAAGTGGGCGGCTGATTACAACAAGGCCACCGGCGTCAAGATCAACTACCAATCCGTGGGCTCGAGCGCCGGCCTCAAGCAGATCGAAGCCAAGACCGTGGACTTCGGTGCTTCGGACGAACCGCTGAAGGACGACGAACTGGCCAAGAAGGGCCTGGTGCAGTTCCCCACCGTGATCGGCGGCATCATTCCCGTGGTCAACATCGCCGGCGTGCAGCCCGGCCAGCTCAAGCTCACCGGCAAGCTGCTGGGCGACATCTACCTGGGCAAGATCACCAAGTGGAACGATGCCGCCATCGTGGCACTGAACCCCGGCGTGAAGCTGCCTGACGCGACCATCGCTCCGGTGCGCCGCGCCGACGGTTCGGGCACGACCTTCGGCTTCACCAACTACCTGAGCGCGGTGAACCCCGAGTGGAAGGAAAAGGTCGGTGAAGGCAAGGCCGTGAACTGGCCCACCGGCGCCGGCGGCAAGGGCAACGAGGGCGTCGCCGCCTTCGTCGGCCGCCTGCCCAACTCCATCGGCTACGTCGAGTACGCCTATGTGAAGCAAAACAAGATGACCTACGCGCTGCTGCAAAACCGCGACGGCAACTTCGTCTCGCCCGATGACTCCTCGTTCAAGGCCGCCGCCGCCGGCGCCGACTGGACCAAGAGCTTCTACCAGATCCTGGGCAACCAGCCTGGCAAGGATGCCTGGCCCATCACCTCGGCCACGTTCATCGTGATGCACAAGGCGCAGGACAAGCCCGCGCAAGCCGCCGCCTCGCTGAAGTTCTTCGAGTGGGCCTACAAGTCGGGCGACGCCACTGCCAGCGGCCTGGACTACGTGCCCATGCCCGAAGCCGTGAAGCAGGTGATCTACAAGTCGTGGGGTGAAATCAAGGACACTTCCGGCAAGGTGATCGCGGTCAAGTAA
- a CDS encoding Ppx/GppA phosphatase family protein: MLHAHSFAAIDLGSNSFRLEIGQFSHHHFQRVEYLKETVRQGGGLDADRYLSEEAMQRGWDCLARFGERLAGFPAGHVRAVATQTLREARNREAFVQRGAELLGYPIEVIAGEEEARLIYRGVSSLLPASDERRLVIDIGGRSTELVLGRAQEAQQAMSLRLGSVAWSQRYFPKGELSRNAFSVAAVAARAVLDEALDRIHSGDWDTVYASSGTAAAIGDILAASGRTPGIIDGEGLEWLHDSLVRAQTTDQIRLAGLKEDRRAVIAGGVSIMQALFDLLQLRSLHVAEGALRQGVLHTLVEQDPLCTDLRSAAVQGLMQKYSVDAEQAQRVAGVARNLLEQLAPQTSAEHHETLRHAALLHEIGSLIAHSNYHRHGAYVLQNTSAAGFTQAERELLAQLVCGQRGKLRKLEPEMLTEPQHVYPLLALRLAVLLCHARRPPELASLRIEADGPRFRFSAGNDWSQTYPQSAFLLQEEQQAWLKTHWQLDLNLE, from the coding sequence ATGCTCCACGCCCATTCGTTTGCCGCCATCGACCTCGGATCCAACAGCTTCCGGCTCGAGATCGGCCAGTTCTCCCATCACCACTTCCAGCGCGTGGAATATCTCAAGGAAACCGTGCGCCAGGGCGGCGGCCTCGATGCCGACCGCTACCTCTCCGAGGAAGCCATGCAGCGCGGCTGGGACTGCCTGGCGCGCTTCGGCGAGCGCCTCGCGGGATTTCCTGCGGGCCATGTGCGTGCGGTCGCGACCCAGACGCTGCGCGAGGCGCGCAACCGCGAGGCCTTCGTGCAACGCGGCGCCGAACTGCTCGGCTACCCGATCGAAGTCATTGCCGGCGAGGAGGAGGCCCGGCTGATCTACCGCGGCGTCAGCAGCCTGCTGCCAGCCTCGGACGAGCGCCGGCTGGTCATCGACATCGGCGGCCGCTCGACCGAACTGGTGCTCGGACGGGCGCAGGAAGCGCAGCAGGCGATGTCGCTGCGATTGGGCAGCGTGGCATGGTCGCAACGCTACTTTCCCAAGGGCGAACTCAGCCGCAATGCCTTTTCCGTCGCCGCCGTGGCCGCGCGCGCGGTGCTTGACGAGGCGCTGGACCGGATCCACAGCGGCGACTGGGACACGGTCTATGCTTCATCGGGCACGGCGGCGGCCATTGGCGACATTCTTGCGGCCAGCGGCCGCACGCCGGGCATCATCGATGGCGAAGGCCTCGAATGGCTGCATGACAGCCTGGTGCGGGCCCAGACCACCGACCAGATCCGCCTGGCCGGTCTCAAGGAAGACCGGCGCGCGGTGATTGCCGGCGGCGTCAGCATCATGCAGGCGCTGTTCGATCTGCTGCAGCTGCGTTCGCTGCATGTCGCCGAAGGCGCGCTGCGCCAGGGCGTGCTGCACACCCTGGTCGAACAGGACCCGCTGTGCACCGACCTGCGCAGCGCGGCCGTGCAGGGCCTGATGCAGAAATACAGTGTCGATGCCGAACAGGCCCAGCGCGTCGCGGGTGTGGCCCGCAACCTGCTCGAGCAGCTGGCGCCGCAGACCTCCGCCGAACACCATGAGACGCTGCGCCACGCGGCGCTGCTGCACGAGATCGGCAGCCTCATCGCGCACAGCAACTACCACCGCCATGGCGCGTACGTGCTGCAGAACACTTCGGCTGCGGGCTTCACCCAGGCCGAGCGCGAGTTGCTGGCGCAACTGGTCTGCGGCCAGCGCGGCAAGCTGCGCAAGCTCGAGCCGGAGATGCTGACCGAGCCGCAGCACGTCTACCCGCTGCTGGCCCTGCGCCTGGCCGTGCTGCTGTGCCATGCGCGGCGCCCGCCCGAGCTGGCCAGCCTGCGCATCGAGGCCGACGGTCCGCGCTTTCGCTTCAGCGCCGGCAACGACTGGTCGCAGACCTATCCGCAGTCGGCCTTCCTGCTGCAGGAAGAACAGCAGGCCTGGCTCAAGACCCACT